Proteins encoded together in one Solanum lycopersicum chromosome 7, SLM_r2.1 window:
- the LOC101256103 gene encoding uncharacterized protein: MANISGKNYLSWVLDAEIHLAAKGLDATITQGNEASSQDKANAMIFLRHHLDEGLKIKYLTVKDLLELWTDLKGRYGHLKATLLPRARYEWMHLRFQDFKNVIAYNSIVFRITSQLKLCGETIKDEDMLVKTLATFHASNVILQQQYREKGFQKYSELISCLLVAEQHNALLMKNHEARPTGAAPLPEANVVEARDQSEVKRDDHRGYNNARGRDKDKRRYTNRQGGGHNKRENNMSSQNNPYKSNCHRCGMKGHWKNECRTQEHFTRLYENSFKKKGNKSGASSFNARAESHMTLKVMISREHLRNILRILKQIWL, translated from the exons ATGGCAA ATATTTCTGGAAAGAATTATCTTTCATGGGTACTCGATGCTGAGATTCACTTGGCTGCTAAAGGTCTTGATGCCACTATTACTCAGGGAAATGAAGCATCGAGTCAAGATAAGGCGAATGCTATGATTTTCCTTCGTCATCATCTTGATGAGGGCCTGAAGATTAAATATCTGACGGTAAAAGATCTACTTGAATTGTGGACTGATTTAAAGGGGAGATATGGCCACCTAAAGGCAACACTGTTGCCAAGAGCTCGTTATGAGTGGATGCATTTACGATTTCAAGATTTTAAGAACGTAATTGCATACAACTCTATTGTATTCAGGATAACCTCCCAGTTAAAATTATGTGGGGAgactataaaagatgaggacatgTTGGTAAAGACACTTGCTACTTTCCATGCCTCAAATGTGATATTGCAGCAGCAATATCGTGAAAAGGGTTTTCAGAAATATTCTGAACTAATCTCATGTCTTTTGGTGGCTGAGCAACATAATgctcttttaatgaaaaatcatgaagctCGTCCCACTGGAGCTGCTCCATTACCGGAGGCAAATGTGGTGGAAGCACGTGATCAATCTGAAGTAAAAAGAGATGATCATCGGGGCTATAATAATGCACGGGGACGTGACAAAGATAAAAGACGATACACTAATCGTCAAGGTGGTGGTCATAATAAAAGGGAGAACAACATGAGTTCTCAAAATAACCCCTATAAAAGTAATTGTCATCGTTGTGGCATGAAAGGCCATTGGAAGAATGAATGTCGCACACAAGAGCATTTTACAAGGCTCTatgaaaattcttttaaaaagaaaggaaataaaagtggTGCTTCCTCTTTCAATGCTCGAGCTGAGTCACATATGACTCTTAAAGTGATGATAAGCCGGGAACATCTCAGAAATATATTAAGGATATTGAAGCAAATTTGGCTTTAA
- the LOC101261722 gene encoding alpha-aminoadipic semialdehyde synthase, with the protein MFGNGVVGILSEATNKWERRAPLTPSHCARLLHGGRGKTGVSRIIVQPSTKRVHHDALYEDVGCKISEDLSQCGLILGIKQPKLEMILPDRAYAFFSHTHKAQKENMPLLDKILAERASLFDYELIVEDTGKRLLAFGKFAGRAGMIDFLRGLGLWYLNHGYSTPFLSLGSSYMYSSLAAAKAAVISVGEEIATMGLPSGICPLVFVFTGSGNVSRGAQEIFKLLPHTFVDPRKLPELHEMARDLTQSKQPSKRIFQVYGCVATCQDMVEHLKPSKSFNKADYYTHPEQYKPAFHEKIAPYASVIVNCMYWERRFPRLLTTKQIQDLMKNGCPLVGICDITCDVGGSIEFINQTTSIDSPFFRYEPFNDSYHYDLEGKGVMCSAVDILPTEFAKEASQHFGDILSHFIVSLASFRNLEELPAHLKRACIAHYGGLTQLYEYIPRMRKSDLDDPSIVLSNSNGNGRKYTVLVSLSGHLFDKFLINEALDIIEAAGGSFHLVKCQVGQITTDSSYSELEVGAEDKSVLDKIVDSLTSLANSSNSLGSQDKENNISLKVGEFQETIMDEKYDSKKVLILGAGRVCRPAAELLASIGSTTSRQFPKSSVTADFEEQNCVQVIVGSLYLKDAEEVTKVIPNAKAIQLDITSHESLSSWIAEVDVVISLLPPSCHGVIAKACIELKKHLVTASYVDDSMLKLDQDAKSAGITILGEMGLDPGIDHMMAMKMINEAHAAKGKIRSFVSYCGGLPSPAAANNPLAYKFSWSPAGAIRAGWNPAAYRYQGEIIHVEGQNLYDSAAKLRLPDFPAFALECIPNRNSLVYGDLYGISEEASTIFRGTLRYEGFSQIMGTLVKIGFFSTESTLILKDGIRPTHSTFLLGLLGIDGKMLPESVIDEKYITNRILALGRCTDKDTAVNTAKTIIFLGFQEPTEIPSSCKSPFEVTCLRMEEKLAYSKTEKDMVLLHHEVVVDYPDDHAETHRSTLLAMGRTESGKTTMAMALTVGIPAATGALLLLANKIKANGVLRPIDPEVYESALDILEAYGFELLEKIE; encoded by the exons ATGTTTGGAAATGGAGTGGTTGGTATACTCTCAGAGGCAACCAACAAGTGGGAAAGACGGGCTCCGCTGACTCCTTCACACTGTGCTAGACTGCTGCATGGTGGCAGGGGTAAGACCGGGGTGTCACGTATCATTGTGCAGCCATCTACGAAGCGCGTTCATCATGATGCTCTCTATGAAGATGTTGGATGTAAGATATCGGAGGACTTGTCGCAATGTGGTCTCATCTTGGGTATCAAACAACCCAAG TTGGAGATGATTCTTCCTGATAGGGCCTATGCCTTCTTCTCCCATACTCACAAGGCACAAAAGGAAAATATGCCTTTGTTGGATAAG ATCTTAGCTGAAAGGGCATCTCTGTTCGACTATGAGCTTATAGTTGAAGACACTGGAAAGAGGTTACTTGCATTTGGTAAATTTGCTGGTAGAGCTGGAATGATTGATTTTCTACGTGGATTGGGACTCT GGTATCTCAATCATGGCTACTCAACACCTTTTCTCTCACTCGGCTCATCTTACATGTACTCTTCATTGGCTGCGGCTAAGGCTGCAGTGATTTCTGTTGGTGAAGAGATAGCAACTATGGGACTTCCATCGGGAATCTGTccacttgtatttgttttcacTGGTTCTGGAAATG TGTCTCGTGGTGCACAAGAAATTTTTAAGCTTCTTCCTCATACATTTGTGGATCCAAGAAAACTTCCAGAGCTACATGAGATG GCCAGGGATCTTACTCAATCGAAGCAACCATCAAAGAGAATCTTTCAAGTGTATGGTTGTGTAGCAACCTGCCAAGACATGGTGGAACATTTAAAACCTTCAAAATCTTTCAATAAG GCTGATTACTACACACATCCAGAGCAATACAAACCTGCTTTCCATGAGAAAATAGCTCCTTATGCATCTGTCATAG TAAATTGTATGTACTGGGAGAGAAGGTTTCCTAGGTTGTTAACTACTAAACAGATTCAAGACCTTATGAAAAATGGATGCCCACTTGTTGGAATCTGTGACATAACTTGTGACGTGGGAGGGTCAATTGAGTTCATCAACCAAACCACATCAATAGACTCACCTTTCTTCAG GTATGAACCTTTCAACGATTCGTATCATTATGACCTAGAAGGTAAAGGTGTGATGTGTTCAGCTGTAGATATTCTTCCCACTGAGTTTGCGAAAGAG GCATCCCAACATTTCGGAGATATTCTGTCCCACTTTATTGTAAGCTTAGCTTCCTTTAGAAATCTTGAAGAGTTACCTGCACACTTGAAGAGAGCTTGCATAGCCCATTATGGAGGTCTTACTCAGTTGTATGAATACATACCTCGAATGCGGAAATCTGATCTAGA TGACCCTTCAATAGTTCTTTCAAATTCCAATGGGAACGGGAGGAAGTACACCGTATTG GTATCTCTAAGTGGTCATTTGTTTGATAAATTTCTCATAAACGAGGCGTTGGATATTATTGAAGCAGCAGGTGGCTCCTTCCACTTGGTGAAGTGCCAAGTTGGTCAAATCACAACTGATTCGTCATACTCAGAATTGGAG GTTGGAGCTGAAGATAAATCTGTTTTAGATAAAATAGTCGATTCTTTAACTTCCCTTGCTAATTCAAGCAACTCTTTGGGATCTCAAGACAAGGAAAACAACATATCTTTGAAGGTTGGGGAATTCCAAGAAACAATCATGGATGAGAAGTATGATTCAAAGAAGGTCTTAATTTTAGGTGCTGGTCGGGTTTGCAGACCAGCTGCAGAACTTTTAGCGTCAATTGGTAGCACGACATCTAGGCAATTTCCTAAATCATCTGTAACGGCTGATTTTGAAGAGCAAAATTGTGTCCAAGTGATTGTTGGTTCTTTGTACTTGAAGGATGCGGAGGAG GTTACTAAAGTTATTCCAAATGCAAAAGCAATTCAGCTTGACATTACGAGTCACGAGTCTCTTTCTAGCTGGATCGCAGAG GTTGATGTTGTCATCAGCTTACTGCCTCCTAGCTGCCATGGTGTTATAGCAAAGGCATGCATTGAG CTGAAGAAACATCTCGTCACGGCTAGCTACGTTGATGATTCTATGTTAAAGCTAGACCAAGATGCAAAATCTGCTGGAATTACTATTCTTGGTGAAATGGGCTTGGACCCAGGAATAG ATCATATGATGGCGATGAAAATGATCAACGAAGCCCATGCAGCAAAGGGAAAGATCAGGTCTTTCGTTTCTTACTGTGGTGGTCTTCCCTCTCCAGCTGCTGCCAACAATCCATTAGCTTATAAGTTCAG TTGGAGTCCAGCCGGAGCTATACGAGCTGGGTGGAATCCAGCAGCCTACAGGTATCAAGGGGAAATTATCCATGTCGAAG GTCAGAACCTTTATGATTCAGCTGCAAAGCTTCGTCTTCCTGATTTTCCAGCCTTTGCATTAGAGTGTATACCAAATCGCAACTCCTTAGTGTATGGAGACTTGTATGGTATATCAGAAGAAGCATCTACCATCTTCCGAGGAACACTACGCTATGAAG GTTTTAGTCAAATAATGGGGACACTTGTGAAGATAGGATTCTTCAGTACAGAATCTACTCTGATTCTTAAGGATGGGATCAGACCCACGCACAGCACGTTTTTGCTTGGACTTCTTGGGATCGATGGAAAGATGTTGCCTGAATCAGTAATTGATGAAAAATACATCACAAATAGGATATTAGCTCTTGGGCGTTGCACAGACAAGGACACTGCAGTCAATACAGCAAAAACAATAAT CTTTTTGGGATTCCAAGAGCCCACGGAAATACCATCATCCTGCAAATCTCCATTTGAAGTAACATGTTTGCGCATGGAAGAGAAATTAGCATACTCCAAAACAGAGAAG GATATGGTACTTTTACACCATGAAGTGGTAGTAGATTACCCAGACGACCATGCTGAAACTCATAGATCGACACTCTTGGCAATGGGGAGGACGGAGAGCGGGAAAACCACCATGGCCATGGCTCTAACAGTAGGGATTCCAGCAGCCACCGGAGCTCTG CTATTACTTGCAAACAAGATTAAAGCAAATGGTGTATTAAGGCCTATTGATCCAGAAGTCTATGAGTCAG cACTGGATATTTTGGAAGCATATGGTTTCGAGTTGCTGGAGAAGATTGAATAA